Proteins from a genomic interval of Syntrophorhabdaceae bacterium:
- the xrtH gene encoding exosortase H: MSNKKSRRRRDAKQAAGNKAMPPTKNISEIVGSARFRSIGAFVLTCIGLYFLLNVLPPSFTKHLNEHTAAVLGLVLNVFGISVSTANDTVSGGGVAFKIIPECTPIFSVGLFTCFIIFYPASVGEKAAGIVIGIPAFYLGNITRLAITFMVTRYDRRLFEVVHVYLGQVFTMILVILACVLWMRWLGRERKQGITLKTAGFLARFGLISGCLFLVWIKVHHWYIWFLDRFVLFGFSLFAYHVPLASQTVFYYETFSVVLVVSLVLAARPVPWRRRIPLICTGLALLFFIHLFHRIDNALMAYFNYTAVLPVDLTLLVIGQYLIPVLFLIHLVGLQRQGVHDISA; this comes from the coding sequence ATGTCAAATAAGAAATCAAGACGGAGGCGCGATGCGAAGCAAGCCGCTGGCAATAAAGCAATGCCGCCCACGAAGAACATATCGGAGATCGTCGGTTCTGCCCGTTTTCGGTCCATTGGAGCCTTTGTTTTGACCTGCATCGGCCTCTACTTCTTGTTAAACGTGCTGCCGCCGTCTTTCACGAAGCATCTTAATGAGCATACTGCCGCGGTCTTGGGCCTGGTCCTGAACGTTTTTGGCATTTCTGTCTCGACCGCTAATGACACAGTATCGGGTGGCGGGGTGGCGTTCAAGATCATCCCCGAATGTACACCGATATTTTCGGTAGGCCTGTTCACCTGCTTCATAATCTTTTATCCGGCATCTGTTGGAGAGAAGGCAGCAGGTATCGTAATCGGAATCCCTGCATTCTATCTGGGCAACATCACCCGGCTTGCAATAACGTTCATGGTCACACGATATGACCGTAGGCTCTTTGAGGTTGTCCACGTTTATTTGGGGCAGGTCTTCACGATGATCCTGGTGATACTCGCCTGCGTTCTCTGGATGAGATGGCTTGGCAGGGAGCGGAAGCAGGGCATTACGTTGAAGACAGCCGGATTTCTGGCAAGATTCGGCTTGATATCGGGCTGCCTTTTCCTTGTTTGGATAAAGGTCCATCATTGGTACATCTGGTTCTTGGATCGATTCGTGCTTTTCGGGTTTTCGCTATTTGCTTACCATGTACCACTCGCCAGCCAGACCGTCTTTTATTATGAGACCTTCAGCGTTGTTTTAGTTGTCTCTCTTGTTCTTGCCGCCAGACCGGTACCCTGGCGCAGGAGGATTCCACTCATATGCACGGGACTGGCACTCCTCTTTTTCATCCATCTTTTCCATAGAATCGATAATGCCCTGATGGCGTATTTTAATTACACTGCTGTCTTACCGGTAGACTTAACTCTCCTGGTAATCGGGCAATACCTGATCCCCGTACTGTTCTTGATACACCTGGTGGGTCTTCAACGGCAGGGCGTTCATGATATTTCAGCATAA